A genomic window from Populus nigra chromosome 7, ddPopNigr1.1, whole genome shotgun sequence includes:
- the LOC133699086 gene encoding probable polyamine oxidase 4 isoform X2, protein MLMLINCVLKKQLIFHGAQEEISVLRLHGVCNENPLAPLIRGLGLKLYRTSGDNSVLYDHDLESYTLFDKEGHKIPQQMVIEVGDAFKRILDETEKVRDEHTDDMSVLQAIWIVLDRHPELRQEGLAYEVLQWYICRMEAWFAADADMISLKSWDQEQVLSGGHGLMVQGYDPIIKALAKDIDICLNHRVAKISNGPNKVMVTVEDGTGFIADAAIITVPLGILKANLIHFEPKLPQWKVDAISDLGFGSENKIAMQFDRVFWPDVELLGVVAPTSYACGYFLNLHKATGQPVLVYMAAGRFACDLEKLSDESAANFVMLQLKKMFPNATEPVQYLVTRWGTDPNSLGCYSYDLVGKPGDSYERLRAPLGNLFFGGEAVSMEDHQGSVHGAYSAGIMAAENCQGHILERLGYFDKLQLVPSRGEIHDAAFPLQISRM, encoded by the exons ATGCTAATGCTCATTAATTGTgtgttgaaaaaacaattaatttttcatggaGCTCAGGAAGAGATCTCTGTGCTCAG GCTACATGGTGTTTGCAATGAGAATCCTTTGGCGCCGCTGATACGAGGTCTGGGGCTTAAACTATACCGTACTAGTGGAGACAACTCTGTATTATATGACCATGATCTAGAGAG TTACACCCTTTTTGATAAGGAAGGACACAAAATTCCACAACAGATGGTCATCGAAGTTGGAGATGCATTCAAAAGAATTCTTGACGAG ACTGAGAAAGTAAGAGATGAACACACAGATGACATGTCTGTTCTTCAAGCGATTTGGATTGTGTTGGATAGGCATCCAGAGTTAAG GCAAGAAGGACTTGCATATGAAGTGCTGCAATGGTACATCTGTAGAATGGAAGCTTGGTTTGCAGCAGATGCCGATATGATATCACTGAAATCTTGGGATCAG GAACAAGTTCTTTCTGGCGGTCATGGTCTTATGGTGCAAGGTTATGACCCTATAATAAAGGCTCTTGCAAAAGATATTGATATATGCCTGAATCACAG GGTTGCAAAAATATCGAACGGGCCTAATAAGGTGATGGTCACTGTAGAGGATGGAACAGGCTTTATTGCTGATGCAGCTATCATTACAGTACCCCTTGGGATTCTTAAAGCAAACTTAATTCATTTTGAGCCAAAGCTGCCACAGTGGAAGGTTGATGCAATTTCAGATCTTGGTTTTGGCAGTGAAAACAAGATTGCAATGCAATTTGATAGAGTATTTTGGCCAGATGTTGAACTCTTGGGTGTTGTTGCACCCACATCTTATGCTTGTGGTTATTTTCTCAATCTCCACAAGGCAACTGGCCAGCCTGTTCTTGTCTACATGGCTGCTGGAAGGTTTGCTTGTGATCTCGAGAAGCTATCTGATGAGTCTGCTGCAAACTTTGTCATGTTGCAGCTGAAGAAAATGTTTCCTAATGCAACAGAACCG GTTCAATATCTTGTAACAAGGTGGGGAACAGACCCTAACTCACTCGGTTGCTACTCGTATGATCTAGTTGGAAAGCCTGGAGATTCATATGAGAGACTCCGTGCACCATTGGGCAATCTCTTCTTTGGAGGAGAAGCAGTCAGCATGGAGGACCATCAAGGATCCGTGCACGGAGCATACTCGGCAGGAATCATGGCTGCCGAGAACTGTCAAGGACACATATTGGAGAGACTTGGCTACTTTGATAAGCTCCAGCTAGTTCCCTCTAGGGGTGAAATCCATGATGCTGCATTTCCCCTCCAAATCTCAAGGATGTGA
- the LOC133699086 gene encoding probable polyamine oxidase 4 isoform X1, with the protein MENLIENGTFISQVERPNSSLPTVIVIGGGISGLAAARRLHDASFKVILLESRDRLGGRIHTDHSFGYPVDLGASWLHGVCNENPLAPLIRGLGLKLYRTSGDNSVLYDHDLESYTLFDKEGHKIPQQMVIEVGDAFKRILDETEKVRDEHTDDMSVLQAIWIVLDRHPELRQEGLAYEVLQWYICRMEAWFAADADMISLKSWDQEQVLSGGHGLMVQGYDPIIKALAKDIDICLNHRVAKISNGPNKVMVTVEDGTGFIADAAIITVPLGILKANLIHFEPKLPQWKVDAISDLGFGSENKIAMQFDRVFWPDVELLGVVAPTSYACGYFLNLHKATGQPVLVYMAAGRFACDLEKLSDESAANFVMLQLKKMFPNATEPVQYLVTRWGTDPNSLGCYSYDLVGKPGDSYERLRAPLGNLFFGGEAVSMEDHQGSVHGAYSAGIMAAENCQGHILERLGYFDKLQLVPSRGEIHDAAFPLQISRM; encoded by the exons ATGGAGAATCTGATCGAGAACG GCACTTTCATTTCACAAGTTGAGAGGCCAAACAGTTCGCTTCCTACTGTCATCGTGATTGGTGGTGGTATTTCAGGGCTTGCTGCTGCCCGAAGACTCCATGATGCATCTTTTAAG GTGATCTTGCTGGAATCACGGGATAGACTTGGTGGCCGCATTCATACTGACCATTCATTTGGCTATCCTGTGGATTTGGGAGCATCATG GCTACATGGTGTTTGCAATGAGAATCCTTTGGCGCCGCTGATACGAGGTCTGGGGCTTAAACTATACCGTACTAGTGGAGACAACTCTGTATTATATGACCATGATCTAGAGAG TTACACCCTTTTTGATAAGGAAGGACACAAAATTCCACAACAGATGGTCATCGAAGTTGGAGATGCATTCAAAAGAATTCTTGACGAG ACTGAGAAAGTAAGAGATGAACACACAGATGACATGTCTGTTCTTCAAGCGATTTGGATTGTGTTGGATAGGCATCCAGAGTTAAG GCAAGAAGGACTTGCATATGAAGTGCTGCAATGGTACATCTGTAGAATGGAAGCTTGGTTTGCAGCAGATGCCGATATGATATCACTGAAATCTTGGGATCAG GAACAAGTTCTTTCTGGCGGTCATGGTCTTATGGTGCAAGGTTATGACCCTATAATAAAGGCTCTTGCAAAAGATATTGATATATGCCTGAATCACAG GGTTGCAAAAATATCGAACGGGCCTAATAAGGTGATGGTCACTGTAGAGGATGGAACAGGCTTTATTGCTGATGCAGCTATCATTACAGTACCCCTTGGGATTCTTAAAGCAAACTTAATTCATTTTGAGCCAAAGCTGCCACAGTGGAAGGTTGATGCAATTTCAGATCTTGGTTTTGGCAGTGAAAACAAGATTGCAATGCAATTTGATAGAGTATTTTGGCCAGATGTTGAACTCTTGGGTGTTGTTGCACCCACATCTTATGCTTGTGGTTATTTTCTCAATCTCCACAAGGCAACTGGCCAGCCTGTTCTTGTCTACATGGCTGCTGGAAGGTTTGCTTGTGATCTCGAGAAGCTATCTGATGAGTCTGCTGCAAACTTTGTCATGTTGCAGCTGAAGAAAATGTTTCCTAATGCAACAGAACCG GTTCAATATCTTGTAACAAGGTGGGGAACAGACCCTAACTCACTCGGTTGCTACTCGTATGATCTAGTTGGAAAGCCTGGAGATTCATATGAGAGACTCCGTGCACCATTGGGCAATCTCTTCTTTGGAGGAGAAGCAGTCAGCATGGAGGACCATCAAGGATCCGTGCACGGAGCATACTCGGCAGGAATCATGGCTGCCGAGAACTGTCAAGGACACATATTGGAGAGACTTGGCTACTTTGATAAGCTCCAGCTAGTTCCCTCTAGGGGTGAAATCCATGATGCTGCATTTCCCCTCCAAATCTCAAGGATGTGA